The following are encoded in a window of Streptomyces sp. Go-475 genomic DNA:
- a CDS encoding DivIVA domain-containing protein has product MPLTPEDVRNKQFTTVRLREGYDEDEVDAFLDEVEAELTRLLRENEDLRAKLAAATRAAAQNQQNMRKPPEQQQDQQQQQQGMRGPGGPVPAGISGPPQQQMGGPMGGPPQLPSGAPQLPAGPGGQGGPQGPGGPGPMGQGPGPMGQPPMQQQMGGPMGGPMGGPMGGPGQGGPGGDSAARVLSLAQQTADQAIAEARSEANKIVGEARSRAEGLERDARAKADALERDAQEKHRVAMGSLESARATLERKVEDLRGFEREYRTRLKSYLESQLRQLETQADDSLAPPRTPATASLPPSPAPSMAPAGASAPSYGGNQTMGGAPSPSAPSYGGQQQMSPAMTQPMAPVRPQGPSPMGQAPSPMRGFLIDEDDN; this is encoded by the coding sequence ATGCCGTTGACCCCCGAGGACGTGCGGAACAAGCAGTTCACGACCGTCCGCCTCCGAGAAGGCTATGACGAGGACGAGGTCGATGCCTTCCTCGACGAGGTCGAAGCCGAACTGACCCGCCTGCTCCGTGAGAACGAGGACCTGCGCGCCAAACTGGCCGCGGCCACGCGCGCTGCTGCGCAGAACCAGCAGAACATGCGCAAGCCTCCGGAACAGCAGCAGGATCAGCAGCAACAGCAGCAGGGCATGCGCGGTCCCGGTGGTCCCGTTCCCGCCGGCATATCGGGCCCGCCGCAGCAGCAGATGGGCGGCCCCATGGGTGGCCCGCCCCAGCTGCCGAGCGGTGCCCCGCAGCTGCCCGCCGGCCCCGGCGGTCAGGGTGGTCCCCAGGGTCCTGGTGGTCCCGGTCCGATGGGCCAGGGTCCGGGGCCGATGGGTCAGCCCCCCATGCAGCAGCAGATGGGTGGTCCGATGGGCGGCCCCATGGGCGGTCCGATGGGCGGCCCCGGTCAGGGAGGCCCCGGTGGCGACAGCGCCGCGCGTGTCCTCTCGCTGGCCCAGCAGACCGCCGACCAGGCGATCGCCGAGGCCCGTTCCGAAGCCAACAAGATCGTCGGCGAGGCGCGTTCGCGTGCCGAGGGTCTGGAGCGTGACGCCCGTGCCAAGGCCGACGCCCTGGAGCGGGACGCGCAGGAGAAGCACCGCGTCGCGATGGGCTCCCTGGAGTCCGCCCGCGCCACGCTGGAGCGCAAGGTCGAGGACCTGCGCGGCTTCGAGCGCGAGTACCGCACGCGCCTGAAGTCGTACCTGGAGTCGCAGCTGCGCCAGCTGGAGACCCAGGCCGACGATTCGCTGGCCCCGCCGCGCACTCCGGCGACCGCGTCCCTCCCGCCGTCCCCGGCGCCTTCCATGGCCCCGGCCGGCGCGAGTGCCCCGTCGTACGGCGGCAACCAGACGATGGGCGGTGCGCCTTCGCCGTCCGCTCCGTCCTACGGCGGCCAGCAGCAGATGTCTCCGGCGATGACCCAGCCGATGGCGCCGGTGCGTCCGCAGGGTCCGTCCCCGATGGGTCAGGCGCCCTCGCCCATGCGAGGCTTCCTGATCGACGAGGATGACAACTGA
- a CDS encoding YggT family protein, translated as MSVVLQVLYIALMVFLIVLIFRLVMDYVFQFARSWQPGKAMVVVLEATYTATDPPLKLLRRVIPPLRLGGVALDLSFFVLMIIVYILITLVRSAM; from the coding sequence ATGAGCGTGGTTCTGCAGGTTCTCTACATCGCGCTGATGGTCTTCCTCATCGTGCTCATCTTCCGGTTGGTCATGGACTACGTCTTCCAGTTCGCCCGCTCATGGCAACCCGGCAAGGCGATGGTGGTCGTCCTGGAGGCCACCTACACTGCCACTGATCCACCGCTCAAGCTTCTGCGGCGGGTCATCCCGCCGCTGCGTCTCGGGGGCGTGGCGCTCGACCTGTCCTTCTTCGTACTGATGATCATCGTCTACATCCTGATCACACTCGTGCGGAGCGCGATGTGA
- the sepF gene encoding cell division protein SepF codes for MAGAMRKMAVYLGLVEDDGYDGRGFDPDDDFEPELDPEPERDHRRHEPSHQSHVSHQPQRDEEVRVVQPPAPREPAPRSASLPAESGRPARIAPVASITQERASLEKNAPVIMPKVVSEREPYRITTLHPRTYNEARTIGEHFREGTPVIMNLTEMDDTDAKRLVDFAAGLVFGLHGSIERVTQKVFLLSPANVDVTAEDKARIAEGGFFNQS; via the coding sequence ATGGCCGGCGCGATGCGCAAGATGGCGGTCTACCTCGGCCTCGTGGAGGACGATGGGTACGACGGCCGCGGATTCGACCCCGACGACGACTTCGAACCCGAACTGGACCCGGAACCCGAGCGGGACCACCGTAGGCACGAGCCGTCCCACCAGTCGCACGTCTCACATCAGCCCCAAAGGGATGAAGAGGTACGAGTCGTACAACCGCCCGCACCTCGCGAGCCTGCCCCCCGCTCTGCTTCGCTCCCCGCGGAATCCGGCCGCCCGGCGCGCATCGCGCCCGTGGCATCCATCACACAAGAACGCGCAAGTCTGGAGAAGAACGCACCGGTGATCATGCCCAAGGTCGTGTCCGAACGAGAGCCTTACCGGATCACCACGCTCCACCCACGGACCTACAACGAGGCCCGTACCATCGGGGAACACTTCCGTGAGGGCACCCCGGTGATCATGAATCTGACTGAGATGGACGACACAGATGCGAAGCGACTTGTCGACTTTGCGGCCGGTTTGGTGTTTGGTCTTCACGGCAGTATCGAGCGGGTGACGCAGAAGGTGTTCCTGTTGTCGCCTGCTAACGTCGATGTCACGGCGGAGGACAAGGCCCGCATCGCAGAGGGCGGGTTCTTCAACCAGAGCTGA
- a CDS encoding YggS family pyridoxal phosphate-dependent enzyme has protein sequence MTDRKDELAANLAKVERRIADACAAAGRPREDVTLIVVTKTYPASDVRILAELGVRHVAENRDQDAAPKAAACMDLPLTWHFVGQLQTNKVRSVAGYADFVQSVDRSKLVTALSKEAVRAGRELGCLLQVALDAGESERGERGGVAPGGIGELADLVAGAPGLRLDGLMTVAPLTGEYAGREQAAFERLMDLSTDLRRSHPAATMVSAGMSADLEQAVAAGATHVRVGSAVLGVRPRLG, from the coding sequence ATGACAGACCGTAAGGACGAACTCGCCGCGAATCTGGCGAAAGTGGAGCGGCGCATCGCCGACGCGTGCGCGGCGGCGGGGCGCCCGCGCGAGGACGTGACCCTGATCGTGGTCACCAAGACCTACCCCGCGAGCGATGTGCGGATCCTCGCGGAACTCGGCGTGCGCCACGTCGCCGAGAACCGCGATCAGGACGCGGCACCCAAGGCCGCGGCCTGTATGGATCTGCCCCTTACTTGGCATTTTGTCGGTCAACTTCAGACCAACAAGGTGCGCTCGGTGGCCGGTTACGCGGATTTCGTGCAGTCCGTCGATCGTTCCAAGCTCGTCACAGCCCTGTCGAAGGAGGCCGTCCGGGCGGGTCGTGAGCTGGGCTGTCTCCTCCAGGTCGCGCTGGACGCGGGGGAGAGCGAGCGGGGTGAGCGCGGAGGCGTGGCCCCCGGCGGAATCGGGGAGTTGGCCGACCTAGTGGCCGGGGCCCCGGGGCTGCGGCTGGACGGACTGATGACCGTCGCACCGCTCACCGGCGAGTACGCAGGACGCGAACAGGCGGCCTTCGAGCGGTTGATGGATTTGTCGACTGACCTGCGCCGGAGTCATCCGGCTGCCACCATGGTCTCGGCAGGGATGAGTGCGGACCTCGAACAGGCCGTGGCGGCCGGAGCGACACATGTGCGCGTCGGCAGCGCGGTACTCGGAGTCCGCCCCAGGCTCGGGTAA
- the pgeF gene encoding peptidoglycan editing factor PgeF, whose translation MIGQRESASGAHFAFTDRWGGVSAAPYEELNLGGAVGDDPDAVRTNRELAAKSLGVEPDRVVWMNQVHGADVSVVDGPWGSSSDIPSVDAIVTTRRGLALAVLTADCVPVLLADPVAGIAAAAHAGRPGMIAGVVPAALRAMTDLGAEPSRIIARTGPTVCGRCYEVPEAMRAEVSAVEPAAYAETSWGTPAVDVSAGVHAQLERLGVRDRERSPVCTLESRDHFSYRRDRTTGRLAGYVWLD comes from the coding sequence GTGATAGGACAGCGCGAGAGCGCGAGCGGCGCGCACTTCGCCTTCACCGACCGGTGGGGCGGGGTGAGCGCCGCTCCGTATGAGGAGCTCAATCTCGGCGGAGCGGTCGGAGACGACCCGGACGCCGTACGCACCAACCGGGAACTGGCCGCCAAGTCCCTGGGCGTCGAGCCGGACCGGGTGGTCTGGATGAACCAGGTGCACGGGGCGGACGTGTCGGTGGTGGACGGACCGTGGGGGTCCTCGTCCGACATTCCGTCGGTCGACGCGATCGTCACGACGCGGCGCGGGCTCGCCCTCGCCGTGCTCACCGCCGACTGCGTGCCGGTGCTGCTCGCCGACCCGGTCGCCGGGATCGCCGCCGCGGCCCACGCGGGCCGGCCGGGCATGATCGCCGGAGTCGTCCCGGCCGCGCTACGCGCGATGACGGACCTGGGCGCCGAGCCCTCCCGGATCATCGCCCGCACCGGACCCACCGTCTGCGGCCGGTGTTACGAAGTGCCCGAGGCGATGCGCGCCGAGGTGTCCGCCGTCGAGCCGGCGGCGTACGCCGAGACGAGTTGGGGCACGCCGGCGGTCGATGTGAGCGCCGGCGTGCACGCCCAGCTGGAACGGCTCGGGGTGCGCGACCGGGAGCGGTCGCCGGTGTGCACGCTGGAATCGCGCGATCACTTCTCGTACCGACGCGACCGCACCACCGGGCGGCTCGCGGGTTATGTGTGGCTGGACTGA
- the ftsZ gene encoding cell division protein FtsZ gives MAAPQNYLAVIKVIGVGGGGVNAINRMIEVGLKGVEFIAINTDAQALLMSDADVKLDVGRELTRGLGAGANPAVGRKAAEDHREEIEEVLKGADMVFVTAGEGGGTGTGGAPVVANIARSLGALTIGVVTRPFTFEGRRRANQAEDGIAELREEVDTLIVIPNDRLLSISDRQVSVLDAFKSADQVLLSGVQGITDLITTPGLINLDFADVKSVMSEAGSALMGIGSARGDDRAVAAAEMAISSPLLEASIDGARGVLLSISGGSDLGLFEINEAAQLVSEAAHPEANIIFGAVIDDALGDEVRVTVIAAGFDGGQPPARRENVIGSTSAKREEPAPARQTESRPSFGSLGSVTPKEDPEPAPEPVNDIPVAPPVPPAPRTYSDSAAEELDVPDFLK, from the coding sequence GTGGCAGCACCGCAGAACTACCTCGCAGTCATCAAAGTCATCGGTGTCGGCGGCGGTGGTGTCAATGCCATCAACCGGATGATCGAGGTCGGTCTCAAGGGCGTCGAGTTCATCGCCATCAACACCGACGCGCAAGCCCTGTTGATGAGCGACGCCGACGTCAAGCTGGACGTCGGCCGTGAACTCACCCGCGGACTCGGCGCCGGAGCCAACCCGGCCGTGGGCCGCAAGGCCGCCGAGGACCACCGCGAGGAGATCGAGGAGGTCCTCAAGGGGGCCGACATGGTCTTCGTGACAGCCGGTGAAGGCGGCGGCACCGGCACCGGCGGCGCGCCCGTCGTGGCCAACATCGCCCGCTCGCTGGGTGCCCTCACCATCGGTGTGGTCACGCGCCCGTTCACCTTCGAGGGGCGGCGCCGCGCGAACCAGGCCGAGGACGGCATCGCCGAGCTCCGCGAAGAGGTCGACACCCTCATCGTCATCCCGAACGACCGGCTGCTGTCCATCTCGGACCGCCAGGTCTCGGTGCTCGACGCCTTCAAGTCGGCCGACCAGGTCCTGCTCTCCGGTGTCCAGGGCATCACCGACCTCATCACCACCCCCGGCCTCATCAACCTCGACTTCGCCGACGTCAAGTCGGTCATGTCCGAGGCCGGCTCGGCCCTGATGGGCATCGGCTCGGCCCGCGGCGACGACCGCGCGGTGGCCGCCGCCGAGATGGCGATCTCCTCGCCGCTGCTGGAGGCGTCCATCGACGGCGCCCGCGGTGTGCTGCTCTCCATCTCCGGTGGCTCCGACCTCGGCCTGTTCGAGATCAACGAGGCCGCCCAGCTGGTCAGCGAGGCCGCCCACCCCGAGGCCAACATCATCTTCGGCGCGGTCATCGACGACGCCCTCGGCGACGAGGTCCGGGTCACGGTCATCGCCGCCGGCTTCGACGGCGGCCAGCCCCCGGCCCGCCGCGAGAACGTGATCGGCTCCACCTCGGCCAAGCGCGAGGAGCCGGCCCCGGCGCGGCAGACCGAGAGCCGCCCGTCCTTCGGATCGCTCGGCAGCGTGACCCCGAAGGAGGACCCGGAGCCCGCTCCGGAGCCGGTCAACGACATCCCGGTCGCCCCGCCGGTCCCGCCGGCGCCCCGGACCTACTCGGACAGCGCGGCCGAGGAACTGGACGTACCGGACTTCCTCAAGTGA
- a CDS encoding FtsQ-type POTRA domain-containing protein: MAGSTTAERGERQQESSGPPPVRRLRRRHVRVIVILILALVFLGIPTLWLFYGSDWLRAERVSVSGTRVLTPAQVEAAAEVPLGKPLISVDTDAIETRLRRKLPRIDAVDVVRSWPHGIDLKVVERTPVLIVQKGGKFVEVDDEGVRFATVSDAPKGVPALELTLSRSSSAAASLRRFGESRLVREAVGVARAVPAAVARDTRTVKVRSYDDISLELRDGRTVVWGSSEKGAAKARTLTALMKASPDARHFDVSVPTAPASSAS, encoded by the coding sequence GTGGCCGGATCGACCACCGCCGAGCGCGGTGAACGCCAGCAGGAGTCGTCCGGCCCGCCGCCCGTCAGGCGTCTGCGACGGCGCCACGTTCGTGTGATCGTCATCCTGATCCTTGCCCTGGTCTTCCTCGGCATCCCGACCCTGTGGCTGTTCTACGGATCCGACTGGCTGCGCGCCGAGCGGGTCTCCGTGTCGGGCACCCGGGTCCTGACACCGGCTCAGGTCGAGGCGGCCGCCGAGGTTCCCCTCGGGAAGCCGCTGATTTCCGTGGACACCGACGCGATCGAGACGCGACTGCGCCGGAAATTGCCCCGAATTGACGCGGTTGACGTGGTCCGTTCCTGGCCCCATGGAATCGACCTGAAAGTGGTTGAGCGGACTCCGGTTCTGATTGTCCAAAAGGGCGGAAAGTTCGTCGAAGTGGACGATGAAGGTGTCCGTTTCGCCACGGTTTCTGATGCGCCGAAAGGCGTGCCCGCACTGGAATTGACGCTGTCGCGGTCCAGCTCCGCCGCAGCCAGCCTGCGCCGCTTCGGCGAGTCCCGGCTGGTGCGCGAGGCGGTGGGCGTCGCCCGCGCCGTTCCGGCCGCCGTCGCCCGGGACACACGGACCGTCAAGGTCCGTTCCTACGACGACATCTCGCTGGAGTTGCGGGACGGCCGCACGGTCGTCTGGGGGAGCAGCGAGAAGGGCGCCGCGAAGGCCCGTACGCTCACCGCTCTGATGAAAGCCTCGCCGGACGCGCGGCACTTCGACGTCAGCGTCCCCACGGCTCCCGCGTCATCAGCGAGTTGA
- the murG gene encoding undecaprenyldiphospho-muramoylpentapeptide beta-N-acetylglucosaminyltransferase codes for MHVVLAGGGTAGHIEPALALADALRRQDPTVGITALGTERGLETRLVPERGYELALIPAVPLPRKPTPELITVPGRLRGTIKATEQILERTKADAVVGFGGYVALPGYLAAKRLGVPIVIHEANARPGLANKIGSRYASQVAVSTPDSKLRGARYIGIPLRRSIATLDRAAVRPEARAAFGLDPNLPTLLVSGGSQGARRLNEVVQTVAPWLQQAGIQILHAVGPKNELPQVQQMPGMPPYIPVSYLDRMDLAYAAADMMLCRAGAMTVAELSAVGLPAAYVPLPIGNGEQRLNAQPVVKAGGGLLVDDAELTPEWVQQNVLPVLADPHRLYQMSRAAAEFGRRDADDLLVGMVYEAIAAARAHR; via the coding sequence GTGCATGTCGTACTCGCCGGCGGAGGAACCGCGGGCCACATCGAGCCCGCGCTCGCCCTCGCGGACGCCCTGCGCAGGCAGGATCCGACCGTGGGCATCACGGCCCTGGGCACGGAGCGCGGCCTCGAGACACGTCTCGTACCCGAGCGCGGCTACGAACTCGCGCTGATCCCCGCCGTACCGCTGCCACGCAAGCCCACCCCCGAGCTGATCACCGTCCCGGGCCGGCTGCGCGGCACCATCAAGGCGACCGAGCAGATCCTGGAACGCACCAAGGCGGACGCCGTGGTCGGCTTCGGCGGCTACGTCGCCCTGCCCGGCTACCTCGCGGCCAAGCGCCTCGGCGTGCCGATCGTCATCCACGAGGCCAACGCCCGCCCGGGCCTGGCCAACAAGATCGGCTCGCGGTACGCCAGCCAGGTCGCCGTCTCCACCCCGGACAGCAAGCTGCGCGGCGCCCGCTACATCGGCATCCCGCTGCGCCGCTCCATCGCCACCCTGGACCGCGCCGCCGTGCGACCCGAGGCCCGGGCCGCCTTCGGGCTCGACCCGAACCTGCCCACGCTGCTGGTCTCCGGCGGCTCCCAGGGCGCCCGCCGCCTCAACGAGGTCGTGCAGACGGTCGCCCCCTGGCTCCAGCAGGCGGGCATCCAGATCCTGCACGCGGTCGGCCCGAAGAACGAACTGCCGCAGGTCCAGCAGATGCCGGGGATGCCCCCGTACATCCCGGTAAGTTACCTGGACCGGATGGACCTCGCGTACGCCGCGGCCGACATGATGCTCTGCCGCGCGGGCGCGATGACCGTCGCCGAACTCTCCGCCGTCGGGCTCCCGGCCGCCTACGTCCCGCTGCCCATCGGCAACGGCGAACAGCGGCTCAACGCCCAGCCGGTGGTGAAGGCCGGCGGCGGCCTGCTGGTCGACGACGCGGAGCTGACCCCCGAGTGGGTCCAGCAGAACGTCCTGCCCGTGCTCGCCGACCCGCACCGGCTGTACCAGATGTCCCGCGCCGCCGCCGAGTTCGGCCGCCGGGACGCCGACGACCTGCTCGTCGGCATGGTGTACGAGGCGATCGCCGCCGCTCGTGCACACCGCTAG
- the ftsW gene encoding putative lipid II flippase FtsW — MPTSRTGRPPVQRAPKRPVPPRSLRDNPVLNFYTRARRGWDRPLTAYYLILGGSLLITVLGLVMVYSASQITALQMSLPGSYFFRKQMLAALIGAGLLFAASRMPVKLHRALAYPILAGAVFLMALVQIPGIGVSVNGNQNWIALGGSFQIQPSEFGKLALVLWGADLLARKQDKRLLTQWKHMLVPLVPAAFMLLGLIMIGGDMGTAIILTAILFGLLWLAGAPTRLFIGVLSIAAVLGTILITSSSNRMARLQCLGATEPQSGPVDCWQAVHGIYALASGGIFGSGLGASVEKWGQLPEAHTDFIFAVTGEELGLAGTLSVLALFAALGYAGIRVAGRTEDPFVRYAAGGVTTWITAQAVINIGAVLGLLPIAGVPLPLFSYGGSALLPTMFAIGLLIAFARDEPAARAALAMRQPRFGRKRGAGGTGSGRTPRRWNTMRRRASAARSSGER; from the coding sequence ATGCCCACCAGCCGCACCGGACGGCCCCCGGTCCAGCGCGCCCCCAAGCGCCCCGTCCCTCCCCGGTCCCTGCGCGACAACCCCGTCCTGAACTTCTACACCCGCGCCCGCCGGGGCTGGGACCGGCCGCTGACCGCCTACTACCTGATCCTCGGCGGCAGTCTGCTGATCACCGTGCTCGGCCTGGTGATGGTCTACTCGGCCTCCCAGATCACCGCGCTGCAGATGTCCCTGCCGGGCTCGTACTTCTTCCGCAAGCAGATGCTCGCGGCGCTGATCGGCGCCGGTCTGCTGTTCGCCGCCTCACGCATGCCGGTGAAACTCCACCGGGCGCTGGCCTACCCGATCCTCGCGGGCGCCGTCTTCCTCATGGCCCTGGTGCAGATCCCCGGGATAGGAGTGTCGGTCAACGGCAACCAGAACTGGATCGCCCTCGGCGGCTCCTTCCAGATCCAGCCCAGCGAGTTCGGCAAGCTCGCCCTGGTGCTGTGGGGCGCCGACCTGCTCGCCCGCAAGCAGGACAAGCGGCTGCTGACCCAGTGGAAGCACATGCTCGTCCCGCTGGTGCCGGCCGCCTTCATGCTGCTCGGTCTGATCATGATCGGCGGCGACATGGGCACGGCGATCATCCTCACGGCGATCCTGTTCGGCCTGCTGTGGCTGGCGGGCGCGCCCACCCGGCTGTTCATCGGTGTCCTGTCGATCGCCGCGGTGCTCGGCACCATCCTCATCACGTCCAGCTCGAACCGCATGGCGCGCCTGCAGTGCCTCGGCGCCACCGAACCCCAGTCCGGACCCGTCGACTGCTGGCAGGCCGTGCACGGCATCTACGCCCTCGCCTCCGGCGGGATCTTCGGCTCCGGGCTGGGTGCGAGTGTGGAGAAATGGGGCCAACTCCCCGAAGCCCACACCGACTTCATCTTCGCCGTCACCGGTGAGGAACTGGGCCTGGCGGGGACGCTGTCGGTCCTCGCCCTCTTCGCGGCTCTAGGCTATGCGGGTATCCGCGTGGCCGGACGCACGGAGGACCCCTTCGTCAGGTATGCCGCGGGAGGCGTGACCACCTGGATCACGGCCCAGGCCGTGATCAACATCGGTGCGGTGCTCGGTCTGCTGCCGATCGCCGGCGTCCCCCTCCCGCTGTTCTCCTACGGAGGATCCGCCCTGCTGCCGACCATGTTCGCCATCGGGCTGCTGATCGCCTTCGCGCGCGACGAGCCCGCTGCGCGGGCGGCGCTTGCGATGCGGCAACCCCGCTTTGGTAGAAAGCGGGGGGCTGGGGGAACCGGTTCCGGTCGGACTCCCCGGAGATGGAACACGATGCGACGGCGCGCCTCGGCGGCGCGCTCGTCCGGAGAGCGGTGA
- the murD gene encoding UDP-N-acetylmuramoyl-L-alanine--D-glutamate ligase, translating to MGSGQVTSSEPFDFQGKHVTVAGLGVSGVPAAKVLHGLGAVVTVVNDGADERARAQAAELEALGITVRLGDGDTLPEGTELIVTAPGWKPDKPLFTAAREAAVEIWGDVELAWRLRGPDAADWLAVTGTNGKTTTVQMLASILKAAGLRTAAVGNIGVSLLDAVLGEEKYDVLAVELSSYQLHWAPSLRAHSAAVLNLAPDHLDWHGSMEAYAADKGRIYEGNRVACVYNVADKATEDLVREADVEEGCRAIGFTLGTPAPSQLGVVEGILVDRAFVENRQKNAQELAEVADVDPPAPHNIANALAAAALARAYGVPAKAVRDGLRAFTPDAHRIAHVADVDGVAYVDDSKATNTHAAEASLAAYESIVWIAGGLAKGAVFDELVAKAAKRLRGAVLIGADRALIREALARHAPEVPVVDLDRTDTGAMRAAVQEARRLARPGDTVLLAPACASMDMFVNYNKRGDAFADAVRELGSAEG from the coding sequence ATGGGCAGCGGACAAGTGACCTCCTCGGAGCCCTTCGACTTCCAGGGCAAGCACGTCACCGTCGCCGGACTCGGCGTCTCCGGCGTCCCGGCGGCCAAGGTGCTGCACGGCCTCGGCGCGGTCGTCACGGTCGTCAACGACGGCGCCGACGAGCGCGCCCGGGCGCAGGCCGCCGAGCTGGAGGCGCTCGGGATCACCGTGCGCCTGGGCGACGGTGACACCTTGCCGGAGGGCACCGAGCTGATCGTCACCGCGCCCGGCTGGAAGCCGGACAAGCCGCTGTTCACGGCGGCGCGTGAGGCCGCAGTGGAGATCTGGGGCGACGTCGAACTGGCCTGGCGCCTGCGCGGCCCCGACGCCGCCGACTGGCTGGCCGTCACCGGCACCAACGGCAAGACCACCACCGTCCAGATGCTCGCCTCGATCCTGAAGGCGGCCGGGCTGCGCACCGCCGCCGTCGGCAACATCGGCGTCTCCCTGCTGGACGCGGTGCTCGGCGAGGAGAAGTACGACGTCCTGGCCGTGGAGCTGTCCAGCTACCAGCTGCACTGGGCGCCCTCCCTGCGCGCCCACTCGGCCGCGGTGCTGAACCTCGCCCCCGACCACCTCGACTGGCACGGCTCCATGGAGGCCTACGCCGCCGACAAGGGCCGGATCTACGAGGGCAATCGCGTCGCCTGCGTCTACAACGTGGCCGACAAGGCCACCGAGGACCTGGTCCGCGAGGCCGACGTGGAGGAGGGCTGCCGGGCCATCGGCTTCACCCTCGGCACGCCCGCGCCCTCCCAACTCGGCGTCGTGGAGGGCATCCTGGTCGACCGCGCCTTCGTCGAGAACCGGCAGAAGAACGCCCAGGAGCTCGCCGAGGTCGCGGACGTCGACCCGCCGGCCCCGCACAACATCGCCAACGCCCTCGCGGCGGCGGCCCTCGCCCGCGCCTACGGCGTCCCCGCCAAGGCCGTACGGGACGGCCTGCGGGCGTTCACCCCGGACGCCCACCGCATCGCGCACGTCGCCGACGTGGACGGGGTCGCGTACGTCGACGACTCCAAGGCGACCAACACGCATGCGGCGGAAGCCTCGTTGGCGGCGTACGAGTCGATCGTGTGGATCGCGGGCGGGCTCGCCAAGGGCGCGGTCTTCGACGAGCTGGTCGCCAAGGCGGCGAAGCGGCTGCGCGGGGCCGTGCTGATCGGCGCGGACCGCGCGCTCATCCGCGAAGCCCTGGCGCGACACGCCCCGGAAGTACCCGTCGTCGACCTCGACCGGACCGACACTGGGGCGATGCGCGCGGCGGTTCAGGAGGCACGGCGGCTCGCCCGCCCCGGTGACACGGTGCTGCTGGCTCCGGCGTGCGCCTCCATGGACATGTTCGTCAACTACAACAAGCGCGGGGACGCTTTCGCGGACGCCGTTCGTGAGCTCGGCTCCGCCGAAGGCTGA
- the mraY gene encoding phospho-N-acetylmuramoyl-pentapeptide-transferase: MKQILFAGVIGLFLTLIGTPLLIKLLARKGYGQYIRDDGPREHASKRGTPTMGGIAFILATVAAYFLAKVITGYLDPEADAAPTFSGLLVLGLMVGMGLVGFLDDYIKIVKRRSLGLRAKAKMAGQLIVGIGFAVLSLQFADNRGNTPASTKLSFITDFGWTIGPVLFVVWALFMILAMSNGVNLTDGLDGLATGASVLVFGAYTFIGVWQFQESCANAQTLTNPGACYEVRDPLDLAVVASALMGACLGFLWWNTSPAKIFMGDTGSLALGGVLAGLAICSRTELLLAILGGLFVLITMSVVIQVGSFRLTGKRVFRMAPLQHHFELKGWSEVLVVVRFWIIQGICVIVGLGLFYAGWAADK, encoded by the coding sequence ATGAAGCAGATCCTGTTCGCAGGAGTCATTGGTCTCTTTCTCACGCTGATCGGCACCCCGCTGCTGATCAAGCTCCTCGCGCGCAAGGGCTACGGCCAGTACATCCGCGACGACGGCCCGCGCGAGCACGCCAGCAAGCGCGGTACGCCGACCATGGGCGGCATCGCCTTCATCCTGGCGACGGTCGCCGCGTACTTCCTGGCGAAGGTGATCACGGGCTATCTGGACCCGGAGGCCGACGCGGCGCCGACCTTCTCCGGTCTGCTGGTGCTCGGCCTGATGGTCGGCATGGGCCTGGTCGGCTTCCTGGACGACTACATCAAGATCGTCAAGCGGCGTTCGCTGGGTCTGCGGGCCAAGGCGAAGATGGCCGGCCAGCTGATCGTCGGCATCGGCTTCGCGGTGCTGTCACTGCAGTTCGCGGACAACCGCGGCAACACCCCGGCCTCCACGAAGCTGTCGTTCATCACGGACTTCGGCTGGACGATCGGCCCCGTGCTGTTCGTGGTCTGGGCGCTGTTCATGATCCTCGCGATGTCGAACGGCGTGAACCTGACCGACGGCCTGGACGGTCTGGCCACCGGCGCCTCGGTGCTCGTCTTCGGCGCCTACACCTTCATCGGCGTCTGGCAGTTCCAGGAGTCCTGCGCCAACGCGCAGACCCTGACCAACCCGGGCGCGTGCTACGAGGTGCGCGACCCGCTCGACCTGGCGGTGGTCGCCTCCGCGCTGATGGGCGCCTGCCTGGGCTTCCTGTGGTGGAACACCTCGCCGGCCAAGATCTTCATGGGTGACACCGGTTCGCTCGCGCTCGGCGGCGTGCTCGCGGGCCTCGCGATCTGCTCCCGCACCGAGCTGCTGCTCGCCATCCTCGGCGGCCTGTTCGTCCTGATCACCATGTCCGTGGTGATCCAGGTCGGTTCGTTCCGCCTCACCGGCAAGCGCGTGTTCCGGATGGCGCCACTCCAGCACCACTTCGAACTCAAGGGCTGGTCCGAAGTGCTCGTCGTGGTCCGCTTCTGGATCATTCAGGGCATCTGTGTGATTGTCGGACTTGGCCTCTTCTACGCGGGATGGGCAGCGGACAAGTGA